The Alkalihalobacillus sp. LMS6 genomic interval AGCCTCAAGGGACTGTTCTCCTTCATTTAAATACCATTCTTTTAGAAAAGCATTCAAGGAATCATAGCCGTATTCGGGCTTTTCCGTACCCCCTTCAACAACAAACAGTGATCCATAGATTCCCCCTCTAAGATTGCTTATATTCGCCATTTTAGGAACCTCGATTTCGTCAGCTCGCAAGACCTTTTTTGCTTGATTTAAGCGACGATTGGCTTCTTGAAGAAACGTATAAAAAAACAACTTTTGCTGCCGATTGGCTTGTTCTAAAAATGGATACTCCTGTTCAATGTTTCCCGATAACGGTTTAACGGTTCGATCTTCCCGCCCATTTATGATCATTACGCCCACTAGTTCTCCCCAATGTGCTTCGCTTCCTTTTTCTCTCTCATTTGAGCGGATCACATCATGTACACTAATATAAGCATCTCCCTCTTGAATATAAGCAGAGCCTTTTTTTGTTCGCAACATACGATTCATAATCATATAAGGCGCGACACTACAGTGGTCACGCCATGCTATATGCCATTTCAAACAGTCCTCATCTTTCCAGTAGCAAAGCTGTTTTACCCCTTTATCCGTCTCAAGCTGGTTTCCCTCGATAGAAGATGCTTCCTTAAACCCGTACTCATTTTTTAAGCGCTCAATCATAGGTCACCTACTTACTCTTCGAAGGTATATAGATAATTTGCCCCTCTTCAACTTTTTCACTATCTAAGTTGTTGTATCGCGTAAGTTGGCTAGTGGAAAGTTCGTAGCGATCGGCAATGACTTGAAGCGTTTCTTCTTCTTGGATAATACACATTTTCCATCTTGAAAACTGCTCGTCTTCGTTTCGAAGCATACTCGTTAAGTAAGAAGCACTATCTCTTTCTTTTTTGACAGCTTCTTGTACCTCCTCTTCAATATCCACTTCTTCAGGCTCATAGCTTTCATGGACATCCATTTGCTCTGTTTCTGTTACATATCGATAAGCCGGAGCTTCTTCCACATCTTGATTTGAGTATGTGGTAGGATCTGATTGAGCTTTCACTTGATGATCTTCTTCCTGCCAGTCTGATTGCTGAAATGTCTCAATTATATCTTGCTCCATTGAACGATTGCGTTCATATGAAGGCGCCTCTTCTTTTGGCTCATAAGCGACTTGCACCTCTTCAGCCTCTTCTTCAGGCTCTTCTTGGTGAGACTTATACGCTTCAAATTGGAATGCAGTGCTTTCTTCTTGCGCTTCTTCTTCCTGCACGACCGTTTCAATGTCTTCTTCTGTTTCTTCATAATCATACTCTGCATCAATCAATTCAATTTCACGCTGTTGCTCGTCTGACTTTACGCCACTAATTGAAACATCAGCAGTAAGCTGAATACAACTTTTTTCTGGTAAATCGTAATCAAAACTAGACACTTCTACATAAATATCATCTACATGCTGAATGCGAGTCATTGGAATTGTGATGTCAATTGGAAACACATGCTCAATTTGTCCAGTGCCTGTTTCTGTCTCTTTTTGAATATCACCAGAGTTACGGAAATCACTAAGAGCTGTAAATGAAGAATCTTCATCTTCATCCATCTCTTCCTCATCCATCTGTCTGTTTTCTTCCATCATTTTGTACTCACCAACAAAACGAAGGCCACCTTGAATCGTGACGTGATCATCCATTTGCATGACAGAAATTTCAGGTGTGAGGGACATCCCAATAATTTCATCAATTTGTTGTCCTTTATTAAGCCAAACAGAGTCTTCAATTGAAAACGTTAATGCTGACGACTGTTCTTGAGACAATTTAATTCCTCCTTTTTCACCGTGATCCGTTGTACACGTACACTATTACGTCTATGTGCACGCGACGATGAATATGCTACCTTTCTCATTCGTTATGAAATTGACAGAACGATAAACATGTAGTCAAAAAAAATCTTCCTGAATGATCGTTTCATTCAAGAAGATTTCTTCCGTGTGCATTCTATTTATTTCGATGCAAGGGACGCAAACACTCGATTGGCAGCAGCAATCGTTTCTTCAATATCTTCATCAGAGTGCGTCGTGGAAAGGAACAACCCTTCAAATTGTGAAGGCGCAATCGAAATTCCTTCTGCAAGCATGCCTCTGAAATAGTTTGCAAATAAATCTAAGTCTGATGTTTTTGCTTGCTCAAAATTGGTTACTTTCTCATTCGTAAAGAACAAACCAATCATTGAACCGGCACGATTTATCGTATGAGGAATGCCGTGAGCTGATGCTGCTTCTGCAAGCCCTTGTTCTAGACGTTCCCCTTGTCGACGGAACGTATCGTAATCCTCTCTTGTCAGCTGCGACAACGTATAGTACCCTGCTGTCATAGCTAACGGGTTCCCAGAAAGGGTTCCAGCTTGATAAATTGGACCACTTGGCGCAATTTGTTCCATTATTTCACGTTTCCCACCAAAGGCACCAACAGGAAGTCCTCCGCCAATCACTTTGCCAAGACACGTTAAGTCAGGTGTCACCCCTAATTCGCCTTGCGCACACTCAAAGCCTACGCGGAAACCAGTCATCACTTCATCAAAAATAAGCACAGTGCCGTTGGCGGTTGTCCATTCTCTAAGCGACTCTAAAAATCCAGGTTCAGGAGGCACAACACCCATATTACCAGCAACAGGTTCAATAATAACAGCGGCTAAATCATCTCCATAGTGATCAAATACATACTTCACACTATCCAAGTCATTGTAATGAACCGTTAACGTATTTTTTGCAACAGATTCTGGCACTCCTGGACTATCAGGTAGACCTAAAGTCGCAACACCGGACCCTGCTTTAATTAGTAAAGAGTCGCCGTGTCCAT includes:
- the hemL gene encoding glutamate-1-semialdehyde 2,1-aminomutase, whose amino-acid sequence is MANYEKSKQAFEQAKPLMPGGVNSPVRAFKSVNMNPVYMKQGKGSKITDLDDNQYIDYVLSWGPLIRGHADDMVVEELKKATELGTSFGAPHELETKLAELVIERVPSIEVVRMVNSGTEATMSALRLARGYTGRNKILKFVGCYHGHGDSLLIKAGSGVATLGLPDSPGVPESVAKNTLTVHYNDLDSVKYVFDHYGDDLAAVIIEPVAGNMGVVPPEPGFLESLREWTTANGTVLIFDEVMTGFRVGFECAQGELGVTPDLTCLGKVIGGGLPVGAFGGKREIMEQIAPSGPIYQAGTLSGNPLAMTAGYYTLSQLTREDYDTFRRQGERLEQGLAEAASAHGIPHTINRAGSMIGLFFTNEKVTNFEQAKTSDLDLFANYFRGMLAEGISIAPSQFEGLFLSTTHSDEDIEETIAAANRVFASLASK
- the spoVID gene encoding stage VI sporulation protein D encodes the protein MSQEQSSALTFSIEDSVWLNKGQQIDEIIGMSLTPEISVMQMDDHVTIQGGLRFVGEYKMMEENRQMDEEEMDEDEDSSFTALSDFRNSGDIQKETETGTGQIEHVFPIDITIPMTRIQHVDDIYVEVSSFDYDLPEKSCIQLTADVSISGVKSDEQQREIELIDAEYDYEETEEDIETVVQEEEAQEESTAFQFEAYKSHQEEPEEEAEEVQVAYEPKEEAPSYERNRSMEQDIIETFQQSDWQEEDHQVKAQSDPTTYSNQDVEEAPAYRYVTETEQMDVHESYEPEEVDIEEEVQEAVKKERDSASYLTSMLRNEDEQFSRWKMCIIQEEETLQVIADRYELSTSQLTRYNNLDSEKVEEGQIIYIPSKSK